In the Gemmatimonadota bacterium genome, one interval contains:
- the nagB gene encoding glucosamine-6-phosphate deaminase, with protein sequence MTLPAPGVTTTPGAAAHDEARDPLSTNRGLSHSPAGDAHSRERIPTIVVDEHEDIARLVAARIATLVRDRAASGQRCVLGLATGSTPIGVYRELIRLHREEGLSFRHVVTFNLDEYYPMAPDNVHSYHRYMWENLFSQIDIEAENVHIPRGDIPRAAVEAHVRDYEVAIRDAGGIDFQILGIGKTGHIGFNEPGSGAESRTRLVTLDMITRRDAAADFFGEDNVPREALTMGVASILDAREIAILATGEHKSAIVRRAVEGDIAVDVAATFLQRHPATRFYIDRAAAADLTRIATPWLLDEVTWTEGLTIRAVVWLSLKEGKAILKLTQRDYAEHHLSSLVAKFGSAGEVNGHVFNALGAKIKGRSKLPEETRILCFSPHPDDDVISMGGILRKLVLNDNAITVAYMTSGNIAVFDHDVRRYVDFLVRLAHDRQLDVAAIGAMRDRVYGFLDAKHPGDVDTPEVQDIKRIIRESEAISGIETLGMQSSAARFLNLPFYQTGKVRKDPIGPADVAIVKAAIEETRPEIIFVAGDLSDPHGTHRMCKEAIEGALDALRAEGKPTPEVWLYRGAWQEWPITDATWLVPISQDELRLKIQAIFKHQSQKDSAPFPGQDDREFWQRVEARNKDTAALLDRLGLAEYFAMEAYVVV encoded by the coding sequence ATCGTCGTCGACGAGCACGAGGACATCGCCCGGCTCGTGGCGGCGCGCATCGCCACGCTCGTCCGCGACCGCGCGGCCTCGGGGCAACGGTGCGTCCTCGGCCTCGCGACCGGCTCCACGCCGATCGGCGTCTACCGCGAACTGATCCGGTTGCACCGCGAGGAAGGGCTCTCCTTCCGCCACGTGGTGACGTTCAACCTGGATGAGTACTACCCGATGGCGCCGGACAACGTGCACTCCTACCACCGGTACATGTGGGAGAACCTGTTCTCGCAGATCGACATCGAGGCCGAGAACGTGCACATCCCGCGCGGCGACATCCCGCGGGCGGCGGTCGAGGCGCACGTCCGCGACTACGAGGTGGCGATCCGTGACGCCGGGGGGATCGACTTCCAGATCCTCGGCATCGGCAAGACGGGGCACATCGGCTTCAACGAGCCCGGGTCGGGCGCCGAGAGCCGCACCCGCCTGGTGACGCTCGACATGATCACGCGGCGCGACGCGGCGGCCGATTTCTTCGGCGAGGACAACGTCCCGCGCGAAGCGCTGACGATGGGCGTGGCCTCCATCCTCGACGCGCGCGAGATCGCGATCCTGGCGACCGGTGAGCACAAGTCGGCGATCGTGCGCCGCGCCGTGGAAGGCGACATCGCCGTCGACGTGGCGGCGACGTTCCTGCAGCGTCACCCGGCCACCCGCTTCTACATCGACCGCGCCGCGGCCGCCGACCTCACGCGCATCGCCACGCCGTGGCTGCTGGACGAGGTCACCTGGACCGAGGGGCTCACGATCCGCGCGGTGGTCTGGCTGTCGCTCAAGGAGGGCAAGGCGATCCTCAAGCTGACGCAGCGCGACTATGCCGAGCACCACCTCTCCTCGCTGGTGGCCAAGTTCGGGAGCGCCGGCGAGGTGAACGGGCACGTCTTCAACGCGTTAGGCGCGAAGATCAAGGGGCGGTCGAAGCTGCCGGAAGAGACGCGCATCCTCTGCTTCTCGCCGCATCCCGACGACGACGTGATCTCGATGGGCGGGATCCTGCGCAAGCTGGTCCTCAACGACAACGCCATCACGGTCGCCTACATGACGAGCGGCAACATCGCCGTCTTCGACCATGACGTCCGGCGCTACGTCGACTTCCTCGTGCGCCTCGCCCACGACCGCCAGCTCGACGTGGCGGCGATCGGGGCGATGCGCGACCGAGTGTACGGCTTTCTCGACGCCAAGCACCCGGGCGACGTCGATACGCCCGAGGTGCAGGACATCAAGCGCATCATTCGCGAGTCGGAGGCGATCTCGGGGATCGAGACGCTTGGGATGCAGAGCAGTGCGGCGCGCTTCCTCAACCTGCCCTTCTATCAGACCGGGAAGGTGCGCAAGGACCCGATCGGCCCGGCCGACGTGGCGATCGTGAAGGCAGCGATCGAAGAGACGCGCCCGGAGATCATCTTCGTGGCAGGCGACCTCTCCGACCCGCATGGCACGCACCGGATGTGCAAGGAAGCGATCGAGGGGGCGCTCGACGCGCTGCGCGCCGAGGGGAAGCCGACTCCCGAGGTATGGCTCTACCGCGGCGCGTGGCAGGAGTGGCCGATCACCGATGCGACCTGGCTCGTCCCGATCTCGCAGGACGAACTGCGCCTCAAGATCCAGGCGATCTTCAAGCACCAGTCGCAGAAGGACTCGGCCCCCTTCCCCGGCCAGGACGACCGCGAATTCTGGCAGCGCGTCGAGGCCCGGAACAAGGACACTGCCGCACTGCTCGACCGGCTCGGGCTGGCTGAGTACTTCGCCATGGAGGCGTATGTCGTCGTGTAA